One window of Microcoleus vaginatus PCC 9802 genomic DNA carries:
- a CDS encoding WD40 repeat domain-containing protein yields MSDLGVWLAKQSKSEREYLLKHQPRDFIEIGRDFNRYYRWMTDFGFIEAKLKLLGVQPLIEDYDLGRNADVLLSEGQTETLKLIQGAIRKSAHVLERDKTQLAEHLWGRFLDCEIPQIKGMLEQAKQSKNSVWLRALRANLERPGEGCLRTLTGHTSAVKAVAIAPDGNTAISASDDKTLKIWDTETGTEVRTLTGHTNSVNAVAIAPDGLTAISASWDKTLKIWDTETGTEVRTLTRHTDWVTAVAIAPDGKTAISASWDKTLKIWDTKTGTEVRTLTGHTSPVTAVAIAPDGLTAISASYDNTLKIWDTETGTEVRTLTGHTDSVYAVDLAPDGLTAISVSGDKTLKIWDTETGTEVRTLTGHTDSVYAVAIAPDGLIAISASWDKTLKIWDTKTGTEVRTLTGHTNSVYAVDLAPDALTAISVSGDNTLKIWDTKTGTEVRTLIGHTDWVTAVDLAPDGKRAISASGDKTLKIWDTETGTEVRTLTGHTDWVTAVAIAPDGKRAISASSETLKIWDTETGRELRTLTGHTTLVNAVGIAPDGKTAISASSDKTLKIWDTETGTEVRTLTGHTNPVTAVAIAPDGKTAISASRDKILKIWDTETGTEVRTLTGHTEWVTAVAIAPDGKTAISASGDKTLKIWDTETGTEVRTLTGHTEWVTAVAIAPDGKTAISASRDNTLKIWDLLSGKEIASFSGDSSFICCAILLDGVTVVAGDSSGRVHFLRLEGVSGGR; encoded by the coding sequence ATGAGCGATTTGGGTGTGTGGTTGGCGAAGCAAAGTAAATCGGAGCGAGAATATTTGTTGAAGCATCAACCCAGGGATTTCATTGAGATTGGGCGAGATTTCAACCGTTATTATCGTTGGATGACGGATTTTGGTTTTATTGAGGCGAAGTTAAAATTGTTGGGGGTGCAGCCGCTAATTGAGGATTACGATTTAGGGAGAAATGCAGATGTGTTGCTGTCGGAGGGGCAAACTGAAACGCTGAAGTTGATTCAAGGGGCAATTCGCAAGTCGGCGCACGTTTTGGAAAGAGATAAAACGCAACTAGCAGAGCATTTGTGGGGGAGGTTTCTCGATTGTGAAATACCCCAGATTAAGGGGATGTTGGAACAGGCGAAGCAATCGAAAAATAGTGTTTGGCTGCGGGCTTTGAGGGCTAATTTAGAGCGGCCGGGAGAAGGATGTCTGCGAACCCTCACCGGTCATACTAGCGCGGTAAAAGCAGTGGCGATCGCACCAGACGGCAATACAGCGATTTCCGCTTCAGACGATAAAACCCTGAAAATCTGGGACACCGAGACAGGTACGGAAGTTAGAACCCTCACCGGTCATACTAACTCGGTAAATGCAGTGGCGATCGCACCAGACGGCCTCACTGCGATTTCCGCTTCATGGGATAAAACCCTGAAAATCTGGGACACCGAGACAGGTACGGAAGTTAGAACCCTCACCCGTCATACTGACTGGGTAACAGCAGTTGCGATCGCACCAGACGGCAAAACCGCGATTTCCGCTTCATGGGATAAAACCCTGAAAATCTGGGACACCAAGACAGGTACCGAAGTTAGAACCCTCACCGGTCATACTAGCCCGGTAACAGCAGTGGCGATCGCACCAGACGGCCTCACAGCGATTTCCGCTTCATACGATAACACCCTGAAAATCTGGGACACCGAGACAGGAACCGAAGTTAGAACCCTCACCGGTCATACTGACTCGGTATATGCAGTGGATCTCGCACCCGACGGCCTGACAGCGATTTCGGTTTCAGGGGATAAAACCCTGAAAATCTGGGACACCGAGACAGGAACCGAAGTTAGAACCCTCACCGGTCATACTGACTCGGTATATGCAGTTGCGATCGCACCAGACGGCCTCATAGCGATTTCCGCTTCATGGGATAAAACCCTGAAAATCTGGGACACCAAGACAGGAACCGAAGTTAGAACCCTCACCGGTCATACTAACTCGGTATATGCAGTGGATCTCGCACCAGACGCCCTCACAGCGATTTCGGTTTCAGGGGATAACACCCTGAAAATCTGGGACACCAAGACAGGAACCGAAGTTAGAACCCTCATCGGTCATACTGACTGGGTAACAGCAGTGGATCTCGCACCAGACGGCAAACGAGCGATTTCCGCTTCAGGGGATAAAACCCTGAAAATCTGGGACACCGAGACAGGAACCGAAGTTAGAACCCTCACCGGTCATACTGACTGGGTAACAGCAGTTGCGATCGCACCAGACGGCAAACGAGCGATTTCCGCTTCATCTGAAACCCTGAAAATCTGGGATACCGAGACAGGTAGGGAACTTAGAACCCTCACCGGTCATACTACCTTGGTAAATGCAGTGGGGATCGCACCAGACGGTAAAACAGCGATTTCCGCTTCATCAGATAAAACCCTGAAAATCTGGGACACCGAGACAGGTACCGAAGTTAGAACCCTCACGGGTCATACTAACCCGGTAACAGCAGTGGCGATCGCACCAGACGGCAAAACCGCGATTTCCGCTTCAAGGGATAAAATCCTGAAAATCTGGGACACCGAGACAGGCACCGAAGTTAGAACCCTCACCGGTCATACTGAATGGGTAACAGCAGTGGCGATCGCACCAGACGGCAAAACCGCGATTTCCGCTTCAGGGGATAAAACCCTGAAAATCTGGGACACCGAGACAGGTACCGAAGTTAGAACCCTCACCGGTCATACTGAATGGGTAACAGCAGTGGCGATCGCACCAGACGGCAAAACCGCGATTTCCGCATCTAGGGATAACACCCTAAAAATCTGGGATTTGCTTAGTGGCAAAGAAATTGCTAGTTTCAGCGGAGATTCTAGCTTCATTTGCTGTGCAATTTTGCTTGATGGAGTGACAGTTGTAGCGGGGGATTCGTCGGGCCGGGTGCATTTCCTGCGATTGGAGGGAGTTAGCGGCGGGCGATAA
- a CDS encoding ATP-binding protein, with amino-acid sequence MRDSLSTFEKKNIYFIPLMDLANFKTRVIGCSAVMAIGQVISYAIANPGTQAAAGIIGGPIALGGVSILAAIAGDIAGNIAANDLGNRMTQGLSKNPNILDNHDLIEAAGEAIAYILREVASYPQLTAIALSKNLPDPKRDLGQLAEKTPEYWLNINTNTADLSRGLNISEDQLTLIFSADAEEFDRVTALTTADWASFLNEFARRERKSLDAEIVEFVAKKLYATFPKAYRKVLKQDAAKGGEKFAAMLFKLHQIALAELKDLGLQNGEILQKLEAVATGQQICQVMEKLSAIEIGIRDDLAQVRELLQTFIDTSAPRLPISLKSETIIEDRTKDFTGRKFVFEEIGRFLHKNPKGYFVLEAEPGVGKSSIMAKLVLLLKRRCVTHFNSRSDGIVDAKTFLENACLQLIEGFKLRDKYPQLPENATANGNFLGRLLGEVSATLGGKKLIFVVDALDEVDLSLQSSGSNVLYLPEVLPDNVYFIVSKRPESLPLPMDHLPFDLMQYDAESLEDTKAYIAKRTSNSASIQNWIASHDLSLELFVGAVAQKSQNNFMYLRYVLNDIENGEYRDVSLEDLPRELTGYYRKHWAQMMGREDDPLLEMKVKIIYVISKAREAVSRGWIAKSVGETDFKVQQVLKKWDSFLRQQVSGEIRYSIYHNSFREFLAKDETVQSAGVNVEELNRQGMNNRIEGAPL; translated from the coding sequence ATGCGGGACAGCTTATCAACTTTTGAAAAGAAGAATATTTATTTTATACCACTAATGGACTTAGCTAATTTTAAAACTAGGGTAATTGGATGCAGTGCGGTGATGGCTATTGGACAAGTTATTTCATATGCGATCGCCAATCCGGGAACTCAAGCAGCAGCGGGTATTATCGGCGGCCCGATCGCCCTTGGGGGAGTTTCGATTTTGGCGGCAATTGCTGGTGATATAGCGGGGAATATCGCGGCTAATGACCTCGGAAATCGGATGACCCAAGGGTTGAGCAAAAATCCGAATATTCTCGATAATCACGATTTGATTGAGGCTGCGGGTGAGGCGATCGCCTATATTTTGAGAGAGGTTGCTTCGTACCCTCAATTAACTGCGATCGCACTTAGCAAAAATTTGCCCGATCCTAAAAGGGATCTCGGTCAATTAGCCGAGAAAACTCCTGAATACTGGCTGAATATTAACACAAATACAGCCGATTTGTCAAGGGGTTTAAATATTTCCGAAGACCAGTTAACCCTGATTTTTTCTGCGGATGCCGAGGAGTTCGATCGAGTTACCGCATTGACAACGGCAGATTGGGCAAGTTTCCTCAACGAATTCGCCCGGCGCGAGCGCAAATCCTTGGATGCGGAAATCGTGGAATTTGTCGCGAAAAAACTGTACGCAACTTTCCCCAAAGCGTACCGCAAAGTGCTGAAACAGGATGCGGCGAAGGGAGGAGAAAAGTTTGCCGCGATGCTGTTTAAACTGCACCAAATTGCTTTGGCAGAACTCAAAGATTTGGGGCTGCAAAATGGGGAAATTCTGCAAAAGTTGGAGGCCGTGGCAACTGGGCAGCAGATTTGTCAAGTGATGGAGAAATTGTCAGCCATAGAAATTGGCATCCGGGACGATTTGGCGCAAGTTCGGGAATTGCTGCAAACATTTATCGATACTTCCGCGCCCCGATTGCCGATTTCTTTGAAGTCCGAGACGATTATTGAAGACCGAACTAAAGACTTTACCGGGCGCAAGTTTGTATTTGAAGAAATTGGCCGTTTCTTGCATAAAAATCCGAAAGGCTATTTTGTTTTAGAAGCAGAACCGGGTGTCGGTAAAAGTTCAATTATGGCAAAGTTAGTGCTGCTGCTGAAGCGGCGCTGCGTTACTCATTTTAACTCGCGATCCGACGGGATTGTTGATGCCAAAACATTTCTCGAAAATGCCTGCCTTCAATTAATTGAGGGCTTTAAACTCAGGGATAAGTATCCGCAACTGCCGGAAAATGCGACGGCAAACGGCAATTTTTTAGGGCGGCTGTTGGGGGAAGTCAGCGCTACATTGGGCGGGAAAAAGTTGATTTTTGTGGTAGATGCCCTCGATGAAGTCGATTTGAGTTTGCAAAGCAGCGGCAGCAACGTTCTCTATTTGCCGGAAGTTTTGCCGGATAACGTTTATTTTATTGTTTCCAAGCGGCCGGAATCTTTGCCTTTGCCGATGGATCATCTGCCGTTTGATTTGATGCAGTACGATGCAGAAAGTCTGGAAGATACGAAGGCTTATATTGCAAAACGCACCAGCAATAGCGCGTCGATTCAGAATTGGATTGCCAGTCATGATTTGAGCCTGGAACTGTTTGTGGGGGCGGTGGCCCAAAAAAGCCAGAACAATTTTATGTATCTCCGCTACGTGCTGAATGATATCGAAAACGGCGAGTACAGGGATGTTTCTTTGGAAGATTTGCCTAGGGAGTTGACAGGATATTATCGGAAGCATTGGGCACAGATGATGGGCAGGGAAGACGATCCGCTGTTGGAAATGAAAGTTAAGATTATCTACGTCATCTCGAAAGCGCGCGAAGCTGTTTCTCGCGGCTGGATTGCTAAATCCGTAGGCGAGACAGATTTTAAAGTACAGCAGGTACTCAAGAAATGGGATTCATTTTTGCGGCAGCAAGTCAGCGGCGAAATTCGCTACAGCATTTATCACAACAGTTTTCGCGAGTTTCTGGCAAAAGATGAAACCGTGCAATCTGCGGGAGTTAATGTTGAAGAACTTAACCGCCAAGGTATGAATAACAGGATAGAAGGGGCGCCTCTATGA
- the purQ gene encoding phosphoribosylformylglycinamidine synthase subunit PurQ yields the protein MKFGVIVFPGSNCDRDVVWVTQGLLHQPTRMIWHEDTDISDIDIIVIPGGFSYGDYLRCGAIARFSPAMRATAEHAKKGKLVLGICNGFQVLTEAGLLPGALVRNAGLNFICDRASLKVERGNTRWTAAYTTGEIIDLPIAHGEGNYYADADTLAELEEHKQVLFRYCTEAGKISDAGNPNGSLNNIAGICNRQGNVLGMMPHPERASDPMLGETDGVKLFQGLLMASVAAVL from the coding sequence ATGAAATTTGGAGTTATTGTTTTTCCGGGCTCAAATTGCGATCGCGATGTGGTGTGGGTGACTCAAGGGTTACTCCACCAACCGACGCGGATGATTTGGCACGAAGATACCGATATTTCGGATATTGATATCATTGTAATTCCCGGTGGTTTCAGTTACGGAGATTATTTGCGGTGCGGCGCGATCGCCCGTTTTTCTCCGGCGATGCGGGCTACTGCGGAACACGCGAAAAAAGGAAAGCTTGTATTAGGCATCTGCAACGGTTTTCAGGTGTTGACTGAAGCTGGTTTGTTGCCCGGTGCTCTGGTGCGGAATGCGGGATTGAATTTTATTTGCGATCGCGCTTCTTTGAAAGTCGAGCGCGGTAATACTCGTTGGACTGCGGCTTATACTACGGGTGAAATCATCGATTTGCCGATCGCTCACGGGGAAGGCAACTATTATGCCGATGCCGATACTTTAGCAGAACTAGAAGAGCACAAGCAAGTGCTGTTTCGCTACTGCACAGAGGCGGGCAAAATTAGCGATGCTGGCAATCCCAACGGTTCGTTAAATAATATTGCCGGTATTTGCAATCGCCAAGGCAATGTGTTAGGAATGATGCCGCATCCTGAGAGGGCTTCCGATCCGATGTTGGGCGAAACAGATGGGGTGAAATTGTTTCAAGGGTTGTTGATGGCAAGTGTTGCTGCTGTTTTGTAG
- the purS gene encoding phosphoribosylformylglycinamidine synthase subunit PurS: MTQKYLAQIYVTLRPSVLDPAGTAVQSGLQHMGYDNVERVRIGKYVELTLTAAAESEAREQLDRVCDQLLANPVIENYRFDLTEIPVAVETAAA; the protein is encoded by the coding sequence GTGACTCAGAAATATCTTGCCCAAATCTATGTTACCCTCCGCCCTTCTGTTTTAGATCCCGCCGGCACAGCCGTACAGTCTGGTTTGCAACACATGGGATACGACAATGTTGAGCGTGTGCGAATCGGGAAGTACGTTGAATTGACGCTGACTGCTGCTGCTGAGTCGGAGGCCCGCGAACAACTCGATCGCGTTTGCGACCAACTTTTGGCCAATCCAGTGATTGAAAATTATCGCTTTGATTTGACTGAAATTCCTGTTGCCGTGGAGACAGCGGCAGCATAA
- a CDS encoding transcriptional repressor — MRTNHTRSQERILNLLKVLNRSLSAQDIYLELRNSDQSMGLATVYRSLDGLKREGFVHVRTLASGESLYGAAHQDQHHLTCLECGTSITIDECPVHHLESQLQQSHSFKIYYHTLEFFGLCDRCTLAQES, encoded by the coding sequence ATGAGAACCAACCACACCCGCAGTCAGGAGCGTATTTTAAACTTGCTCAAAGTCCTGAATCGATCGCTCTCAGCGCAAGATATCTACTTAGAACTGCGTAACAGCGACCAAAGCATGGGCTTAGCAACCGTTTACCGCTCCCTCGACGGTTTAAAGCGAGAGGGGTTCGTTCACGTCAGAACCCTCGCTAGTGGCGAGTCTCTCTACGGTGCAGCCCACCAAGACCAACATCACTTAACTTGTCTGGAATGTGGCACCTCCATTACGATCGACGAATGTCCCGTCCACCACTTAGAAAGCCAACTACAACAATCTCATTCTTTCAAAATTTATTATCACACTTTGGAGTTTTTCGGATTGTGCGATCGATGTACTTTGGCTCAAGAATCTTAG
- a CDS encoding peptidase domain-containing ABC transporter: MLKNIPFIREMPFFGQVNRLMKYQVVLQQSEEDCGAACLASIAKFYGQNFTISRLREFVGTGQQGTSLLGLKQGAEAIGFNARSVRAAAAILDKLDDAPLPMIIHWNGSHWVVLYGKQGNQYAIGDPAVGIRYVSKAELAAAWTDWLCLLVEPDAERFFAAAEGQPPANSLQKWMRRIGIYRPILMEAFLLNAVLGLLSISSPFLVQMLTDDILVRGDRQLLASVAIAVIVMNLFSSSLGLVQSNLIAQFSQRLELGLVMEFARKFLRLPLSFYETRRSGEIVSRLQDIQEINKLISQVAISLPSQFFIAVVSFIFMLFYSKELTLAATAIALLMTASTVVFLPVLQQKTRSLLVLEAETQGVLVETFKGALTVKTTSSGQQLWEEFQSRFGRLANITFRTTQIGILNNIFSGFVASAGSITLLWLGSGLVIDKVLSIGQLLAFISMNQNVTTWVNSLVGFTDEMTRVQTATQRLSEVIDAEAETKDDMNKPFVTIQNRDGIVCKSVNFHYPGRLDLLENFSVTFPGGQAIALIGHSGCGKSTLAKVIAGLYPLQSGNIRIGGYNLQDLSLDSLRQQVVLVPQEAHFWSRSILENFRLGSPDISFEQIVKVCKIAGADEFISQLPDKYQTVLGEFGANISGGQRQRLAIARAILNNPPVLILDESTAGLDPASEAEVLEQLLMYRHGKTTIFISHRPRVIDRADWIIMLERGRLKMQGSAAKLRSIPGDHLEFLHP, from the coding sequence ATGTTAAAAAACATTCCTTTTATCCGAGAAATGCCTTTCTTCGGACAAGTAAACAGGCTGATGAAATATCAGGTTGTTCTCCAGCAGAGCGAAGAAGATTGCGGTGCAGCTTGTCTGGCTTCGATCGCTAAATTTTACGGACAGAATTTTACAATTAGCCGCTTGCGAGAATTTGTCGGCACTGGGCAACAAGGGACGAGTTTACTTGGCTTGAAACAAGGCGCTGAGGCGATCGGCTTTAATGCTCGATCGGTGAGAGCGGCCGCTGCAATTTTAGACAAGCTCGATGATGCCCCTCTACCGATGATTATTCACTGGAACGGCTCTCACTGGGTTGTGTTGTACGGAAAACAGGGCAACCAATATGCGATCGGCGATCCGGCTGTCGGTATACGCTATGTTTCTAAAGCAGAATTAGCAGCAGCTTGGACAGATTGGCTGTGCTTGCTAGTAGAACCTGATGCTGAGCGGTTTTTTGCGGCCGCAGAGGGTCAACCGCCCGCCAATTCCTTACAAAAATGGATGCGCCGGATTGGGATTTATCGCCCGATTTTAATGGAAGCATTTTTGCTGAATGCAGTGTTGGGTTTGCTGTCAATTTCTTCGCCTTTTCTAGTTCAAATGCTCACCGACGACATCCTGGTGCGGGGCGACAGACAACTCCTGGCAAGTGTGGCGATCGCAGTTATCGTTATGAACCTTTTTAGCAGCAGTTTAGGATTGGTACAGTCGAACTTAATTGCTCAGTTTTCCCAGCGTTTAGAACTGGGACTGGTGATGGAATTTGCGCGCAAATTCCTGCGATTGCCTTTGAGTTTTTACGAAACTAGACGCAGTGGCGAAATTGTCAGTAGATTACAAGATATCCAAGAAATAAATAAATTAATTTCTCAAGTCGCTATCAGCTTGCCTAGTCAATTTTTTATAGCTGTAGTTTCTTTTATTTTTATGTTATTTTACAGCAAGGAACTGACGTTAGCAGCTACAGCTATAGCTCTGTTGATGACGGCCTCTACAGTGGTATTCCTGCCCGTTTTGCAGCAAAAAACGCGCAGTTTATTGGTGTTGGAAGCAGAAACTCAAGGCGTTTTAGTAGAAACTTTTAAAGGCGCGCTGACTGTCAAAACTACTAGCAGCGGTCAGCAACTTTGGGAAGAATTTCAAAGCCGCTTCGGTCGCTTAGCAAATATAACTTTCCGCACTACACAAATTGGCATTCTCAACAATATATTTTCTGGTTTTGTTGCCTCTGCTGGCAGCATTACTCTGCTGTGGCTGGGTAGCGGTTTGGTGATTGACAAGGTATTGAGTATAGGTCAGTTGCTAGCGTTTATTAGCATGAATCAAAACGTTACTACTTGGGTGAATTCGCTAGTAGGATTTACTGATGAGATGACTCGCGTGCAGACAGCTACTCAACGGCTGTCGGAAGTCATTGATGCTGAAGCGGAAACTAAAGACGATATGAATAAACCTTTCGTAACAATTCAGAACCGCGACGGTATTGTTTGCAAAAGTGTTAATTTTCACTACCCCGGCCGACTTGACTTGCTGGAAAATTTTTCTGTCACATTTCCCGGCGGTCAAGCAATTGCTTTAATCGGCCATTCCGGCTGCGGAAAAAGTACGCTAGCAAAAGTAATTGCTGGTCTGTACCCGCTGCAATCTGGTAATATTAGAATTGGCGGTTACAACTTGCAGGATTTGTCTCTCGACAGTCTCAGACAGCAGGTAGTATTGGTTCCTCAAGAAGCACATTTTTGGAGCCGATCGATTCTCGAAAATTTTCGTTTGGGCAGTCCAGATATCAGCTTTGAACAGATTGTTAAAGTCTGCAAAATTGCGGGGGCGGATGAATTTATCAGCCAATTGCCGGATAAATATCAAACTGTTTTAGGGGAGTTTGGAGCGAATATTTCTGGCGGACAAAGACAGAGATTGGCGATCGCCCGCGCCATTCTCAACAACCCGCCCGTATTGATTTTAGACGAATCTACCGCAGGGCTTGACCCGGCAAGCGAAGCGGAAGTTTTAGAACAATTGTTGATGTACCGGCACGGGAAAACGACGATTTTTATCAGTCACAGGCCGCGAGTGATCGATCGCGCCGATTGGATTATCATGTTAGAACGGGGCCGATTGAAAATGCAAGGCTCGGCTGCAAAATTGCGATCGATTCCAGGAGACCATTTAGAGTTTTTGCATCCTTGA
- a CDS encoding secretion protein HlyD yields the protein MSENQQDSLFMELTDGESATVNGGSITSGVGGAKSNSETDNTSSYRLNMLFFLPPASQFYQYNPKDYRTFKTIVV from the coding sequence ATGTCAGAAAATCAACAAGATTCACTCTTCATGGAACTAACCGATGGAGAATCTGCTACTGTCAACGGTGGCAGCATTACCAGCGGTGTGGGCGGTGCTAAAAGCAACAGCGAGACGGATAACACCAGCAGCTATCGCCTGAATATGCTGTTTTTCCTGCCGCCGGCTAGCCAGTTTTATCAATACAATCCGAAGGACTATCGCACTTTCAAAACCATAGTGGTTTAG
- a CDS encoding HlyD family efflux transporter periplasmic adaptor subunit: protein MSLTPEATPAETFDNDQFLPPVSRWTTLGGILMVATFGGAIALASVTKYSATVKADAIVRPAGEVRVVQAATEGTVESIAVSENQTVKEGDAIAVVDASRLGAQQQQLQEIINQSQTAAQQINQQLRDLENQILASAQFKSIQSESSAQQELIESALVKFATSLPDVAERLGRSRRVLLVKRSSLQQQLIQAKKQLNQIDLKLENSVIRAPADGTILRLEVRNTGQTVQAGSAIAQIVPTDVPLVVKAKVTSQDIARIQIGQPVQIRISALPFPDYGTLKGTVSEIAPDAIATQNPTNNLGTAYYEVAIKPEQTYLTKLKSANSQFFGNSQANVPRQYSIQSGMEGRADIITGEETVLTFVLRKARLLTDW from the coding sequence ATGTCTCTCACTCCCGAAGCCACACCCGCTGAAACCTTTGATAACGACCAGTTTTTGCCCCCTGTCAGCCGCTGGACGACTTTGGGGGGCATTTTGATGGTGGCGACCTTTGGCGGGGCGATCGCCCTCGCTAGCGTCACCAAATACAGCGCTACAGTCAAAGCAGACGCGATCGTCCGTCCAGCCGGAGAAGTGCGCGTCGTGCAAGCCGCAACCGAAGGAACCGTCGAAAGCATTGCTGTCAGCGAGAATCAGACAGTAAAAGAAGGAGATGCGATCGCAGTTGTAGACGCTTCGCGTTTGGGCGCTCAACAACAGCAGTTACAAGAAATAATTAATCAGTCTCAAACAGCAGCACAGCAAATCAACCAGCAACTGCGCGACTTAGAAAATCAAATTTTGGCCAGCGCCCAGTTTAAAAGCATCCAAAGTGAAAGTTCCGCCCAACAGGAATTAATCGAATCCGCTTTAGTAAAATTCGCCACATCGCTGCCAGATGTCGCCGAGAGACTGGGCCGAAGTCGGCGGGTTTTGCTCGTTAAGCGATCGTCCCTTCAACAACAATTAATTCAAGCTAAAAAACAACTAAATCAAATTGACTTAAAACTCGAAAATAGCGTGATCCGCGCCCCCGCTGATGGTACAATTCTCAGATTGGAAGTACGAAATACTGGTCAAACCGTACAAGCCGGCAGTGCGATCGCCCAAATCGTCCCCACCGACGTACCCTTGGTAGTCAAAGCCAAGGTAACATCCCAAGACATCGCCCGCATCCAAATCGGCCAACCCGTACAGATCAGGATTTCGGCTTTGCCTTTCCCCGATTACGGCACATTAAAAGGAACTGTCAGCGAAATCGCCCCAGATGCGATCGCCACTCAAAATCCCACTAATAATTTAGGTACAGCTTATTACGAAGTGGCAATTAAGCCCGAGCAAACTTATTTAACAAAACTCAAATCCGCCAACAGCCAATTCTTCGGAAACTCCCAGGCTAATGTCCCCCGCCAGTATTCGATTCAATCGGGAATGGAAGGCAGAGCCGATATTATTACCGGCGAAGAAACAGTTCTGACATTTGTTCTACGCAAAGCAAGGTTGCTAACAGATTGGTAA
- the trpS gene encoding tryptophan--tRNA ligase, which produces MGKQRVLSGVQPTGNLHLGNYLGAIRNWVEGQSQYENYFCVVDLHAITAPHNPATLASDTYTIAALYLACGIDLEYSTIFVQSHVSAHTELAWLLNCITPINWLEDMIQFKEKAVKQGENVNAGLLNYPVLMAADILLYDADKVPVGEDQKQHLELTRDIVIRLNHQFGTPEKPVLKLPEPLIRTDGARVMSLTDGTRKMSKSDPSEQSRINLLDSPDTIAKKIKRCKTDAVRGLTFDDPDRPEARNLLTLYLLLSGKSKEEVATECENMGWGDFKPLLTETAINALKPIQDKYKEIMDDPGYLESVLRRGREQAEAIANQTLTKVKTAFGYSLPV; this is translated from the coding sequence ATGGGCAAACAGCGCGTTCTTTCAGGAGTTCAGCCAACAGGCAATCTTCACCTCGGCAATTATCTCGGTGCCATTCGCAACTGGGTAGAAGGTCAAAGTCAGTACGAAAATTACTTTTGCGTAGTCGATTTGCACGCAATTACCGCACCGCACAATCCAGCAACTCTAGCCTCCGACACTTACACGATCGCCGCACTCTATTTAGCCTGCGGCATCGATTTAGAATATTCTACTATTTTCGTGCAATCCCACGTCTCGGCGCACACAGAACTAGCATGGCTGCTCAACTGCATTACGCCGATTAACTGGCTCGAAGATATGATTCAGTTTAAAGAAAAAGCAGTTAAACAAGGTGAAAATGTCAACGCCGGTTTGCTAAATTATCCCGTGTTAATGGCAGCCGACATTTTGCTTTACGATGCCGACAAAGTGCCAGTGGGAGAAGACCAAAAACAGCATTTGGAACTCACCCGCGATATTGTCATCAGATTAAATCACCAATTCGGCACACCCGAAAAGCCAGTATTGAAACTTCCCGAACCGTTAATTCGCACTGACGGTGCAAGGGTAATGAGTTTGACAGATGGCACGCGCAAAATGTCGAAATCTGACCCTTCCGAACAAAGTCGAATTAATTTATTGGATTCGCCAGATACGATCGCCAAAAAAATCAAGCGCTGTAAAACAGATGCCGTGCGGGGTTTGACTTTTGACGACCCCGATCGCCCCGAAGCTAGAAATTTGCTGACACTTTATCTCCTGCTTTCCGGCAAATCTAAGGAAGAAGTAGCAACAGAGTGTGAAAACATGGGTTGGGGAGATTTTAAACCCTTGCTGACAGAGACGGCTATTAATGCCCTCAAGCCAATTCAGGATAAATACAAGGAAATAATGGACGATCCGGGATATTTAGAGTCTGTACTACGTCGCGGAAGAGAACAAGCAGAAGCTATTGCTAATCAAACTCTAACTAAGGTTAAGACAGCTTTCGGTTATTCTTTACCTGTTTAG